From the genome of Salvelinus namaycush isolate Seneca chromosome 10, SaNama_1.0, whole genome shotgun sequence, one region includes:
- the mmachc gene encoding cyanocobalamin reductase / alkylcobalamin dealkylase codes for MALPTVNVEDVRKALSNHLSKLGFEVYPLKIGWYNVVLSPSLHLSYPDDTLGAVVLSTPAMFEQAFLPFIESRDWKGVSADPIDQCVKHCINNTVSECFPGVKVDVSYDYEMLPSRKPKFLAQSAAHVAGAVYYYQRSDIPDHPWGEKKMFGVCIHPRLGGWFAIRAMLVFVGSEVGSELQQTAPPDCVPARESRIQLLEDFNLRWQDWSYRDIVPPVQTYSQKQREYFSTPPAQRLDLLTDWGYLTGGEEDNTQEN; via the exons ATGGCGCTGCCCACGGTCAATGTGGAAGATGTGAGAAAAGCTTTGAGTAATCATCTGTCAAAGTTGGGGTTTGAAGTTTATCCACTGAAG ATTGGCTGGTACAATGTagtcctgtccccctctctccatctgtcctaCCCTGATGACACCCTGGGAGCGGTGGTGCTCAGCACTCCAGCCATGTTTGAACAGGCCTTCCTGCCCTTCATAGAGAGCAGGGACTGGAAGGGGGTGTCTGCAGACCCCATAGACCAGTGTGTCAAACACTGCATCAACAACACAGTCTCTgag TGTTTTCCAGGTGTGAAGGTAGATGTGAGTTATGACTATGAGATGCTGCCCAGCAGGAAGCCCAAGTTCCTGGCCCAGAGCGCTGCCCATGTGGCGGGTGCTGTGTACTACTACCAACGCTCCGACATACCTGACCACCCCTGGGGGGAGAAG AAGATGTTTGGTGTGTGTATACACCCGCGTCTGGGGGGCTGGTTTGCTATCAGAGCTATGTTAGTGTTTGTTGGGTCTGAGGTGGGTTCGGAGCTGCAGCAGACAGCTCCTCCAGACTGTGTTCCTGCCAGGGAGAGTAGGATACAGCTACTGGAGGACTTCAACCTCAGATGGCAG GACTGGAGTTACAGAGATATCGTCCCCCCGGTCCAAACCTATTCCCAGAAACAGAGAGAATACTTCTCCACCCCACCAGCCCAGCGTCTAGACCTGCTCACAGACTGGGGTTACCtgacagggggagaagaggacaACACACAGGAGAACTGA